Proteins from a single region of Sphingomonas morindae:
- a CDS encoding glycosyltransferase family 4 protein, with product MRLAYVINSVEGGGAALPVPALSEVLRAAGVEMTVLALTRRDGRALPAMAAAGLAVRVRSGGLTDHGAALRWLDREIAALGATHIWTSLSRATLLGQLVGLRRRLPVASWQHAAWLRPANLRLLRATRRLSAIWVADSDAVARFATERMGVPADRLMRWPIFRADAEAPRARPWRPGEPVRIGSLGRLHPVKGYDVLAEALRRLPPGLPPIITTIAGEGAARPALEAAGGLALPGYAERPGEWLAALHLYVQPSRSEGFCVAAHEAMQAGLPVLGSEVGEMAFSIVDGATGRLVPPGDPAALAAALADLLAEPERLAALGTAARARVLERYAPARFEAAGRAIVARLAAL from the coding sequence ATGCGGCTCGCTTATGTCATCAACTCGGTGGAGGGCGGCGGCGCGGCCCTGCCCGTGCCGGCCTTGTCCGAGGTGCTGCGCGCCGCCGGCGTGGAGATGACGGTGCTCGCCCTCACCCGGCGCGACGGCCGCGCGCTGCCGGCGATGGCGGCGGCGGGGCTGGCGGTGCGCGTACGGTCCGGCGGGCTGACCGATCATGGCGCCGCGCTGCGCTGGCTCGATCGCGAGATCGCCGCGCTCGGCGCCACCCATATCTGGACGTCGCTCAGCCGCGCCACCCTGCTCGGCCAGCTGGTGGGGCTGAGGCGGCGCCTGCCGGTGGCGAGCTGGCAGCACGCCGCCTGGCTCCGCCCCGCCAATCTTCGCCTGCTCCGCGCCACGCGGCGGCTCTCCGCCATCTGGGTGGCCGATTCCGATGCGGTCGCGCGCTTCGCCACCGAGCGCATGGGCGTGCCGGCGGACCGGCTGATGCGGTGGCCGATCTTCCGCGCCGATGCCGAGGCGCCCCGCGCGCGGCCGTGGCGGCCGGGCGAGCCGGTGCGGATCGGCAGCCTCGGCCGGCTCCACCCGGTCAAGGGCTATGATGTGCTGGCCGAGGCGCTGCGCCGGCTCCCGCCGGGCCTTCCCCCGATCATCACGACGATCGCCGGCGAAGGCGCGGCGCGGCCGGCGCTGGAGGCGGCGGGCGGTCTGGCGCTGCCGGGCTATGCCGAGCGGCCGGGCGAGTGGCTGGCGGCGCTGCACCTCTATGTGCAGCCGTCACGCTCGGAGGGCTTCTGCGTCGCCGCGCACGAGGCGATGCAGGCCGGCCTGCCGGTGCTGGGCAGCGAAGTCGGCGAGATGGCGTTCAGCATCGTCGACGGCGCCACCGGCCGGCTGGTGCCGCCGGGCGATCCCGCCGCCCTGGCGGCGGCGCTCGCCGATCTGCTCGCTGAGCCCGAACGGCTGGCCGCGCTCGGCACGGCGGCGCGGGCGCGCGTGCTGGAGCGCTACGCGCCCGCGCGGTTCGAGGCCGCCGGCCGCGCTATCGTCGCGCGCCTCGCGGCGCTCTGA
- a CDS encoding lipopolysaccharide biosynthesis protein, which yields MTEPVPPAPAPAPALSGTAPPPQGLRRVLANLAHLLGGKAAAGLMSLVYLVLVARTLGVRDYGILVLINGYVVFIGSVLAFSGFHGVVRYGSLALARGDAPALARLVRLMTVIELGCGLFAILVAALLVPIVGPRFGWPPEALRLALPYSLAVIATVRATPQGLLQIAGRFDLIGLHQAVSPVVRLIGALLAWALGAGLPGFLLVWFVSALAEGVAMWLLGLIAWRRLTARAPLAGPWRGGGEPGFGRFILVTNFDITLRELAPNLAPLTVGWLLGPAAAGLFTLAQRATTALQQPAVLLAQASYSVLADLVAQRRLALLRTTVWRSAGLALAVAVPFVAALALAAGGLLPLIGGRSFHGGVALVTLLAFARGLGLVAAPIGAGLTALGLPQRSAAATLVANLALYPLLPLLILIDGINGAGWHALGQNLVAALLLAFFFRRDSHAA from the coding sequence ATGACCGAACCCGTTCCGCCCGCCCCCGCCCCGGCGCCCGCTCTCTCGGGCACGGCACCGCCGCCGCAGGGTCTGCGGCGCGTGCTGGCCAATCTCGCCCATCTGCTCGGCGGCAAGGCGGCGGCGGGGCTGATGAGCCTGGTGTATCTCGTGCTGGTGGCGCGCACGCTGGGTGTCCGCGATTACGGCATTCTGGTGCTGATCAACGGCTATGTCGTGTTCATCGGATCGGTGCTCGCCTTTTCGGGCTTTCACGGCGTTGTCCGCTACGGCAGCCTCGCTCTGGCGCGGGGCGACGCACCCGCGCTCGCCCGGCTGGTGCGGCTGATGACGGTGATCGAGCTCGGCTGCGGCCTGTTCGCCATCCTCGTGGCGGCGCTGCTGGTGCCGATCGTCGGGCCGCGCTTCGGCTGGCCGCCCGAGGCGCTGCGGCTGGCGCTGCCCTATAGCCTGGCGGTGATCGCCACGGTCCGCGCCACGCCGCAGGGCCTGCTCCAGATCGCCGGCCGCTTCGATCTGATCGGCCTGCACCAGGCGGTGTCGCCCGTGGTGCGGCTGATCGGCGCGCTGCTCGCCTGGGCGCTGGGCGCGGGCCTGCCCGGCTTCCTGCTCGTCTGGTTCGTCTCGGCGCTGGCCGAAGGCGTGGCGATGTGGCTGCTGGGGCTGATCGCGTGGCGGCGGCTGACCGCGCGCGCCCCGCTCGCCGGGCCCTGGCGGGGCGGCGGCGAGCCGGGCTTCGGCCGCTTCATCCTGGTCACCAATTTCGACATCACGCTGCGCGAACTCGCGCCCAATCTCGCGCCGCTGACGGTGGGCTGGCTGCTCGGCCCCGCCGCCGCCGGCCTCTTCACCCTCGCCCAACGCGCCACCACCGCGCTCCAGCAGCCGGCGGTGCTGCTCGCCCAGGCGAGCTATTCGGTGCTGGCCGATCTCGTCGCGCAGCGGCGGCTGGCGCTGCTGCGGACGACCGTGTGGCGATCGGCGGGGCTCGCGCTGGCGGTGGCGGTGCCCTTCGTCGCGGCGCTGGCGCTGGCCGCGGGCGGGCTGCTGCCGCTGATCGGCGGCCGCAGCTTTCATGGCGGGGTGGCGCTTGTCACCCTGCTCGCCTTTGCGCGCGGGCTCGGGCTGGTCGCCGCGCCGATCGGCGCCGGGCTCACCGCGCTGGGCCTGCCGCAACGCTCGGCGGCGGCCACATTGGTCGCCAATCTCGCGCTCTATCCGTTGCTGCCGCTGCTGATCCTGATCGACGGGATCAACGGCGCCGGCTGGCACGCGCTCGGCCAGAATCTGGTCGCGGCGCTGCTGCTCGCCTTCTTCTTCCGGCGCGACAGCCACGCCGCTTAG
- a CDS encoding TonB-dependent receptor plug domain-containing protein, which translates to MTNVPSLVRIALVVALASSTAAFGQSPPGAAPEAPGGVDEQSDIIVTGTRASGITVAESAAPIKLVGADAISHVGQPNLNQVLTQLVPSFTAQGFGGDTANLTLSASLRGLNPNETLVLVNGKRRHGTSNLQVLASAFQGGAAPDLDYITPNAIDHIEVLEDGAAAQYGSDAIAGVINILLKHKDGGTFTATGGQYYKGDGETYSTSLNYGWSNDRGFVNFTGFYRYHNFSNRGQYDTRVYDPATGDVPATVNPTLAAAYRAMPGWPNINYIVGDARSKFGVGSYNAGYDLADSVQFYTFGTIGFRKAESYENVRLPDRVVGSSTIDPATGLFVAGTYGAPDALVPRPQGFEPQEAVRELDYQFTGGLKGDLAGFHWDLSGSYGADRAKIKTLNSINKSLYVDTHNDQSDFYDGFYRAAETVFNLDVSREIGSIATLAAGGEYRNNSYTIGGGEPNSYYGTGAQSFPGFNPLAAGRHARHNYAIYGDVALTPVEGLKLDGAVRYEDYSDFGHKTTWKATGRYDFTPAIAVRGTASTGFRAPTLAEEWYTAVNVSPTSATAQLAANSAAAKVLGIQNLKPETSRNYSAGLVLRPTSRLTVTIDAYQIRIRNRIVGSGSLAADTSNANDPVTRAIAAAGVVLEPGLPSFVSAFVNGPTTRTRGIDLVASYNADFDRFGKAVFTLSGAYNKTRITRAGAGTAIVPADELFNPQTYSFLTTTLPRWKVIGGVNWSLGAFNLVARETYYSQSVALLYNDNDPLAATSYAYSRVKPAALTDLELDYHLTERITLAVGANNLFDKQPEKVRFDQDGVLSGDTLVGGAPYTHGPYGINGGYYYGRIDVKF; encoded by the coding sequence ATGACGAACGTTCCATCTCTTGTACGAATTGCGCTCGTGGTCGCGCTGGCCAGCAGCACGGCGGCCTTTGGCCAGTCCCCGCCCGGCGCGGCGCCCGAGGCGCCGGGCGGCGTGGACGAGCAATCCGACATCATCGTGACGGGCACGCGCGCCAGCGGCATCACCGTCGCCGAGAGCGCCGCGCCGATCAAGCTGGTCGGGGCCGATGCGATCAGCCATGTCGGCCAGCCCAATCTCAACCAGGTGCTGACGCAGCTGGTGCCGTCCTTCACGGCGCAGGGCTTTGGCGGCGATACCGCCAATCTCACGCTGTCGGCATCGCTGCGCGGGCTCAACCCCAACGAGACGCTGGTGCTGGTGAACGGCAAGCGGCGGCACGGCACCTCCAATCTGCAGGTGCTGGCGAGCGCGTTCCAGGGCGGCGCGGCGCCCGATCTGGACTATATCACGCCCAATGCGATCGATCATATCGAGGTGCTGGAAGACGGCGCCGCCGCCCAATATGGTTCCGACGCGATCGCCGGCGTCATCAACATCCTGCTCAAGCACAAGGATGGCGGCACCTTCACCGCCACCGGCGGCCAATATTACAAGGGCGACGGCGAGACCTATTCCACCAGCCTGAACTATGGCTGGTCCAACGACCGGGGCTTCGTGAACTTCACCGGCTTCTACCGCTATCACAATTTCTCGAACCGCGGACAATACGACACCCGCGTCTATGATCCGGCCACGGGCGACGTGCCCGCCACCGTCAACCCCACGCTCGCGGCGGCCTATCGCGCGATGCCGGGCTGGCCCAACATCAACTATATCGTCGGCGACGCGCGCTCCAAATTCGGCGTGGGATCCTACAATGCCGGCTATGACCTCGCCGACAGCGTGCAATTCTACACCTTCGGCACGATCGGCTTCCGCAAGGCCGAATCCTACGAGAATGTCCGCCTCCCCGACCGCGTGGTCGGTTCGTCGACGATCGATCCGGCGACCGGCCTGTTCGTCGCGGGCACCTATGGCGCACCCGACGCGCTGGTGCCGCGCCCGCAAGGCTTCGAGCCGCAGGAAGCCGTGCGCGAGCTTGATTATCAGTTCACCGGCGGGTTGAAGGGCGATCTCGCCGGCTTCCACTGGGATCTGAGCGGCAGCTACGGCGCCGATCGCGCCAAGATCAAGACGCTCAACTCGATCAACAAATCGCTGTACGTCGATACCCATAATGATCAGTCGGATTTCTACGACGGCTTCTATCGCGCAGCCGAGACGGTGTTCAATCTCGATGTCAGCCGCGAGATCGGCAGCATCGCCACGCTCGCGGCGGGCGGCGAATATCGCAACAACAGCTACACCATCGGCGGCGGCGAACCCAATTCCTATTACGGCACCGGGGCGCAATCCTTTCCCGGCTTCAACCCGCTCGCCGCCGGCCGCCATGCCCGGCACAATTACGCCATCTATGGCGATGTCGCGCTGACGCCGGTCGAGGGCCTCAAGCTGGACGGCGCGGTGCGCTACGAGGATTATAGCGATTTCGGCCACAAGACGACCTGGAAGGCGACCGGCCGCTATGACTTCACCCCGGCGATCGCGGTGCGCGGCACCGCCTCCACCGGCTTTCGCGCGCCGACGCTGGCGGAGGAATGGTACACCGCCGTCAACGTCTCGCCGACATCGGCCACCGCCCAGCTCGCGGCCAATTCCGCCGCCGCCAAGGTGCTGGGGATCCAAAATCTCAAGCCGGAAACCTCGCGCAACTACAGCGCCGGCCTGGTGCTGCGGCCGACCTCGCGGCTGACGGTGACGATCGACGCCTATCAGATCCGCATCCGCAACCGCATCGTCGGCAGCGGATCGCTCGCGGCGGACACCAGCAACGCCAATGATCCCGTCACCCGCGCGATCGCGGCGGCGGGCGTGGTGCTGGAGCCGGGGCTGCCGAGCTTCGTCTCCGCCTTCGTCAACGGTCCGACCACGCGGACGCGCGGCATCGATCTGGTGGCGAGCTACAACGCCGATTTCGATCGCTTCGGCAAGGCCGTCTTCACTCTGTCGGGCGCCTACAACAAGACCCGCATCACCCGCGCCGGTGCCGGGACCGCGATCGTGCCCGCCGATGAATTGTTCAACCCGCAGACCTACAGCTTCCTCACCACCACCTTGCCGCGCTGGAAGGTGATCGGCGGCGTCAATTGGTCGCTCGGCGCCTTCAACCTGGTCGCGCGGGAAACCTATTACAGCCAGTCGGTGGCTTTGCTCTACAACGACAATGATCCGCTGGCGGCGACCAGCTATGCCTATAGCCGCGTCAAGCCGGCGGCGCTCACCGATCTCGAGCTGGACTATCACCTGACGGAGCGGATCACGCTCGCGGTCGGCGCGAACAACCTCTTCGACAAACAGCCCGAAAAGGTGCGCTTCGATCAGGACGGCGTGCTCTCGGGCGACACGCTGGTGGGCGGCGCGCCCTACACGCACGGGCCCTATGGCATCAATGGCGGCTATTATTATGGCCGCATCGACGTGAAGTTCTGA
- a CDS encoding Lrp/AsnC family transcriptional regulator gives MENVVLDATDRRLMALLQEDADMPIAALAERIGLSPTPCWKRIKRLERAGVIERRVALLNRERLGLGVTVFVAVRTAHHNEEWLTRFAEGVAAIPEVVEFYRMSGEVDYLLKVVARDIPDYDRIYRKLTKVAELHDVSSSFAMQEIKSTTALPLD, from the coding sequence ATGGAGAATGTCGTTCTAGATGCCACCGATCGTCGGCTGATGGCGCTGCTCCAGGAGGATGCCGATATGCCGATCGCCGCTCTGGCCGAGCGCATCGGCCTTTCGCCCACGCCGTGCTGGAAGCGGATCAAGCGGCTGGAGCGCGCCGGCGTGATCGAGCGCCGCGTCGCGCTGCTCAATCGCGAGCGGCTGGGCCTGGGCGTGACGGTGTTCGTGGCGGTGCGCACCGCGCATCACAATGAGGAATGGCTGACGCGCTTCGCCGAGGGCGTGGCGGCCATCCCCGAGGTGGTGGAATTCTACCGGATGAGCGGCGAGGTCGACTATCTGCTCAAGGTCGTCGCCCGCGACATTCCGGATTATGACCGCATCTACCGCAAGCTCACCAAGGTGGCCGAGCTGCACGATGTCAGCTCGTCCTTCGCGATGCAGGAGATCAAGTCCACCACCGCCCTGCCGCTCGACTGA
- a CDS encoding LysR substrate-binding domain-containing protein: MDSGDIDSYTLSIMELRHLRYFVCVAEQLHFGRAAGQLGISQPPLSQQIRLLEQELGVALFERSSRRVRLTEAGTLFLDEARATLAQADRAIGAARRAQQGELGRVAIGLLPSALFAAPVSAALARFRRDHPDVHLDVGEVSLAAQRAGLSAGTLDIGLAHSHRAPRLGDAFTATRLAESAMIVALPEDHALAGETGPLALAALRDLPMVHYPYDGEGFLADLRALFERAGVEPRMGQEARELSTLLGLVAAGLGFSILPAPLRRLALDTVCYRPLADAGASTSLWLLHPFRPRPAAARLLALLQAG, translated from the coding sequence ATGGATTCCGGCGATATCGATAGCTATACCCTATCGATCATGGAGCTTCGCCACCTGCGCTACTTCGTCTGCGTCGCCGAGCAGCTGCATTTCGGCCGCGCGGCGGGGCAGCTCGGCATTTCGCAGCCGCCGCTCAGCCAGCAGATCCGCCTGCTGGAACAGGAGCTGGGCGTCGCCCTGTTCGAGCGCTCCAGCCGCCGCGTGCGGCTTACCGAGGCGGGCACGCTGTTTCTGGACGAGGCGCGCGCCACGCTCGCCCAGGCCGATCGCGCGATCGGCGCGGCGCGGCGGGCGCAGCAGGGCGAGCTTGGCCGCGTGGCGATCGGCCTTTTGCCCTCGGCCTTGTTCGCCGCGCCCGTATCCGCCGCGCTGGCGCGCTTCCGGCGCGACCATCCCGATGTGCATCTCGATGTCGGCGAGGTGAGCCTCGCCGCGCAACGCGCCGGGCTGAGCGCGGGCACGCTCGATATCGGTCTCGCCCACAGCCACCGCGCGCCGCGCCTCGGCGACGCCTTCACCGCGACCCGCCTCGCCGAATCGGCGATGATCGTCGCGCTGCCCGAGGATCACGCGCTCGCCGGCGAGACGGGTCCGCTTGCGCTGGCCGCGCTGCGCGATCTGCCCATGGTCCATTATCCCTATGACGGCGAAGGCTTTCTGGCCGATCTGCGGGCGCTGTTCGAACGCGCCGGGGTGGAGCCGCGCATGGGGCAGGAAGCGCGCGAGCTGTCCACCCTGCTCGGGCTGGTGGCGGCGGGGCTCGGCTTCTCGATCCTGCCCGCGCCCTTGCGCCGGCTCGCGCTCGATACGGTCTGCTATCGGCCGCTCGCCGATGCCGGCGCCTCGACCAGCCTCTGGCTGCTCCATCCCTTCCGCCCGCGTCCCGCCGCCGCGCGACTGCTGGCGCTGCTCCAGGCCGGCTGA
- a CDS encoding glucosamine inositolphosphorylceramide transferase family protein, whose product MGLARDIWRVGVIDAPIDAVVRAGGLADFAWRLLPPEPGMCFLADPFALVRDGVRHVFAERYDYRDRHGVIDWLRLEGGHVAERATVLRTPWHLSYPFVFEAEGAIWMLPEAYRSGRLTLYRAVEFPRRWEAAAEIALDAVAVDPTLFFENGLWWLFYTPALTDRLHCAFAEALTGPWRPHPGNPIRSGAEGARPGGTPLRLDGQWVLPVQDCVRTYGAAIRPLRLTRLDTDRIETDLGAPLAVPPALAPYRRGFHTLAAMGDQTLFDAKRITLTPYSVGVLALRSLRAPRGARR is encoded by the coding sequence TTGGGGCTGGCGCGGGACATCTGGCGCGTCGGCGTCATCGACGCGCCGATCGATGCGGTGGTGCGCGCCGGCGGGCTGGCGGATTTCGCGTGGCGGCTGCTGCCGCCCGAGCCCGGCATGTGCTTTCTCGCCGATCCCTTCGCGTTGGTGCGCGACGGGGTGCGCCATGTCTTTGCCGAACGCTATGACTATCGGGATCGCCATGGCGTGATCGACTGGCTGCGGCTGGAGGGCGGTCACGTGGCCGAGCGCGCCACGGTGCTGCGCACGCCCTGGCATCTTTCCTATCCCTTCGTGTTCGAGGCGGAGGGCGCGATCTGGATGCTGCCCGAGGCCTATCGCTCGGGCCGGCTGACGCTCTATCGCGCGGTGGAGTTTCCCCGGCGCTGGGAGGCGGCGGCGGAGATCGCGCTCGATGCCGTGGCGGTCGATCCCACGCTGTTCTTCGAGAACGGGCTGTGGTGGCTCTTCTACACGCCCGCGCTGACCGACCGGCTGCACTGCGCCTTCGCCGAAGCGCTGACCGGGCCGTGGCGGCCGCATCCCGGCAATCCGATCCGCAGCGGCGCGGAAGGCGCGCGGCCGGGGGGCACGCCGCTGCGGCTCGACGGGCAATGGGTGCTGCCGGTGCAGGATTGCGTGCGCACCTATGGCGCGGCGATCCGGCCGCTGCGCCTGACCCGTCTCGATACGGACCGGATCGAGACAGATCTGGGCGCGCCGCTGGCGGTGCCGCCGGCGCTGGCGCCGTATCGCCGCGGCTTCCACACGCTGGCGGCGATGGGCGACCAGACGCTGTTCGACGCCAAGCGCATCACGCTCACCCCCTATTCGGTGGGGGTGCTGGCGCTGCGCAGCCTCAGAGCGCCGCGAGGCGCGCGACGATAG
- a CDS encoding DUF6356 family protein translates to MIRRLFLEHPRAVGEGYFAHMGTALGFAGTLLGAGLACGVHALVPALCERTASRAIARLHDRMVVHRSRQPVAGGAAPVTARS, encoded by the coding sequence ATGATCCGCCGACTGTTTCTCGAGCACCCGCGCGCCGTGGGGGAAGGCTATTTCGCGCACATGGGCACCGCCCTGGGCTTTGCCGGCACCTTGCTGGGCGCGGGCCTCGCCTGCGGCGTCCATGCGCTGGTGCCGGCGCTGTGCGAGCGGACCGCCAGCCGCGCCATCGCCCGGCTGCACGATCGCATGGTCGTGCACCGCAGCCGCCAGCCCGTCGCCGGCGGCGCGGCGCCGGTCACAGCCCGAAGCTGA
- a CDS encoding autotransporter domain-containing protein → MRCNRILCGLLAASALGGAPALAAGNPGFTGVTAFGDSLSDSGNVARLSGSPVPLRFTTNPGLTTVEAVAAAYGLPLSASLTGGTNFAYGGAGVVTNSPGTPAIVPTVSQQVSAYLAANARVDGGRLYSLWGGANDIFYHATAVAAAQTATRLIAAATAGQSAAQAAATGAAIQAQVARAAGVTALEDPIAAGLAINAAASQEVTLLGQLQAAGARTILVFNLPDLGLTPQARAQDAASPGTAAVLTNYAKGYNTVLSDGLSGLGRGIVPVNTFALISEAVANPAAFGLTNVTVPACTTASSISCTPATLRAADAATTYLFADGVHPTAQGHALIAQLVESEFTAAQEASLLAEQPLGLLDEQRSALRRQMLVRQQAPAAGTHLFVTGTLLRPHYDAQAVRPAAHDEGSATIGVDHALSPDLTIGAAFTLGLARQTRDEGQFHRLRNDTYLGALFGQYQRGNAYVIASIGYGGITYTDIERRFQLGPTLRTEQGETWGRTVSANATAGYWFGGEGLRAGPFVGIAYDRVHIHGYGEQSGDSSAMRFGSQTREQLLGEAGLRLQGTIQGGVPLHPYAEIGYAYDGRADRRAVETGLTTMGGSFSLPGYRPDRQWATAEAGLSAQLASRLTAYAGYQGRFAGRASSAHGGTVGLSFGL, encoded by the coding sequence ATGCGGTGCAATCGGATCTTGTGCGGGCTGTTGGCGGCGAGCGCGCTCGGCGGCGCCCCGGCGCTGGCGGCCGGCAATCCGGGCTTCACCGGAGTCACCGCCTTTGGCGACAGCCTGAGCGACAGCGGCAATGTCGCCCGGCTCTCGGGATCGCCGGTGCCGCTGCGCTTCACCACCAATCCCGGCCTCACCACGGTGGAGGCGGTCGCCGCCGCCTATGGCCTGCCGCTCAGCGCGTCGCTGACGGGCGGCACCAACTTCGCCTATGGCGGCGCAGGCGTGGTGACCAACAGCCCCGGCACCCCCGCGATCGTCCCCACCGTCTCGCAGCAGGTGAGCGCCTATCTCGCCGCCAATGCGCGCGTGGATGGCGGGCGGCTCTATAGCCTGTGGGGCGGCGCCAACGATATCTTCTACCACGCCACCGCCGTCGCCGCCGCCCAGACGGCGACGCGGCTGATCGCCGCCGCGACGGCCGGTCAGAGCGCCGCCCAGGCGGCCGCGACCGGCGCCGCCATCCAGGCGCAGGTGGCGCGCGCGGCGGGCGTGACGGCGCTGGAGGATCCGATCGCGGCGGGCCTGGCGATCAACGCCGCCGCGAGCCAGGAAGTGACGCTGCTCGGCCAGCTTCAGGCGGCGGGCGCGCGGACGATCCTGGTGTTCAACCTGCCGGATCTCGGCCTTACCCCACAGGCCCGGGCGCAGGACGCGGCGAGCCCCGGCACCGCCGCCGTGCTCACCAACTATGCCAAGGGCTACAACACCGTGCTGAGCGACGGCCTGTCCGGCCTCGGGCGCGGGATCGTGCCGGTCAACACCTTCGCGCTGATTTCGGAGGCGGTGGCCAATCCCGCGGCGTTCGGCCTCACCAATGTGACGGTGCCGGCCTGCACCACGGCTAGCTCGATCAGCTGCACCCCGGCGACGCTGCGCGCCGCCGATGCCGCCACCACCTATCTCTTCGCCGATGGCGTGCATCCCACCGCGCAGGGCCATGCGCTGATCGCGCAGCTGGTGGAAAGCGAATTCACCGCCGCGCAGGAAGCCTCGCTGCTCGCCGAGCAGCCGCTGGGCCTGCTTGACGAGCAGCGCAGCGCGCTGCGTCGCCAGATGCTGGTGCGGCAGCAGGCGCCGGCGGCGGGCACGCATCTGTTCGTGACGGGCACGCTGCTCCGCCCGCACTACGATGCGCAGGCCGTCCGCCCGGCCGCGCATGACGAAGGCAGCGCGACGATCGGCGTGGATCATGCGCTGAGCCCGGATCTCACCATCGGCGCCGCCTTCACGCTGGGCCTCGCCCGCCAGACCCGCGACGAAGGCCAGTTCCACCGGCTGCGCAACGACACCTATCTCGGCGCGCTGTTCGGCCAATATCAGCGCGGCAACGCCTATGTGATCGCCAGCATCGGCTATGGCGGCATCACCTACACGGATATCGAGCGCCGCTTCCAGCTCGGGCCGACGCTGCGCACCGAGCAGGGCGAGACCTGGGGCCGCACCGTCTCCGCCAATGCGACGGCGGGCTATTGGTTCGGCGGCGAGGGGCTGCGCGCCGGGCCCTTTGTCGGCATCGCCTATGATCGGGTCCATATCCACGGCTATGGCGAGCAGAGCGGCGACAGCAGCGCGATGCGCTTCGGCAGCCAGACCCGCGAGCAGCTGCTTGGCGAGGCCGGGCTGCGGCTGCAGGGGACGATCCAGGGTGGCGTGCCGCTCCATCCCTATGCCGAGATCGGCTATGCCTATGACGGCCGGGCGGACCGTCGCGCGGTGGAGACGGGGCTCACCACCATGGGCGGCAGCTTCAGCCTGCCCGGCTATCGCCCGGATCGGCAATGGGCGACCGCCGAGGCCGGGCTTTCCGCGCAGCTCGCCAGCCGCCTGACCGCCTATGCCGGCTATCAGGGCCGGTTCGCGGGCCGCGCCAGCAGCGCTCATGGCGGCACGGTGGGGCTCAGCTTCGGGCTGTGA
- a CDS encoding glycosyltransferase produces MRRPASIAIALHDLPLGGTERIALRLARGWRDQGVAVTLLCGDPRGPMRALLPEGVRLLPLDPPIPRGWGARRRLATAMARALAAAPVDACFIPGNYHWPLVPALAGLPAAIRPALLVQISSPLVLPQRRGLRQAWFEQRMRRRLAGATRCIAMDADGRREADRILGRAITRVVPLPALDPDAPPPRPAPAAPHLLAAGRFIRQKGFDVLIEALARLRRPEIRLTLAGGGPEDAALRALAAARGVAGQIRFAGIVPDIRPLLDAARLFVMPSRFEGYGAVIPEALGAGRAVVATRITPAARDLLGDPATGLMVPPGDPAALAIAIAEALAMPPPDPARLAAGVAAYRLDRGAPAYLAALAEAMA; encoded by the coding sequence ATGCGGCGGCCCGCCTCGATCGCGATCGCGCTGCACGATCTGCCGCTGGGCGGCACCGAGCGGATCGCGCTGCGGCTGGCGCGCGGCTGGCGCGATCAGGGCGTCGCGGTGACGCTGCTGTGCGGCGATCCGCGCGGGCCGATGCGCGCGCTGCTGCCCGAGGGCGTGCGGCTGCTGCCGCTGGATCCGCCGATCCCGCGCGGCTGGGGCGCGCGCCGCCGCCTCGCCACGGCCATGGCGCGCGCGCTCGCGGCGGCGCCGGTGGACGCCTGCTTTATCCCGGGCAATTATCACTGGCCACTGGTGCCCGCGCTGGCCGGCCTGCCCGCCGCCATCCGGCCGGCGCTGCTCGTCCAGATCAGCTCGCCGCTGGTGCTGCCGCAGCGGCGCGGCCTTCGCCAGGCCTGGTTCGAGCAGCGGATGCGCCGCCGGCTGGCCGGCGCCACCCGCTGCATCGCGATGGACGCGGACGGTCGCCGCGAGGCGGACCGTATTCTCGGCCGCGCCATCACCCGCGTCGTGCCGCTGCCCGCGCTCGATCCCGATGCGCCACCACCCCGCCCCGCCCCGGCCGCGCCGCACCTGCTCGCCGCTGGGCGCTTCATCCGGCAAAAGGGGTTCGACGTGCTGATCGAGGCGCTCGCCCGGCTGCGCCGCCCCGAAATCCGCCTCACCCTGGCGGGCGGGGGCCCCGAGGACGCGGCGCTGCGCGCGCTCGCGGCGGCGCGCGGCGTCGCCGGGCAGATCCGCTTCGCCGGCATCGTGCCCGATATCCGGCCGCTGCTGGATGCCGCGCGCCTGTTCGTCATGCCCTCGCGCTTCGAGGGCTATGGCGCCGTCATCCCCGAGGCGCTCGGCGCCGGGCGCGCGGTCGTCGCCACCCGGATTACGCCGGCGGCGCGCGATCTGCTGGGCGATCCGGCAACGGGGCTGATGGTGCCGCCCGGCGATCCGGCCGCGCTCGCCATCGCCATCGCCGAAGCGCTGGCGATGCCGCCGCCCGATCCTGCGCGGCTCGCGGCGGGGGTGGCGGCCTATCGGCTCGATCGCGGCGCGCCCGCCTATCTCGCTGCGCTGGCGGAGGCGATGGCGTGA